TGTTGCCGATACCCACAACGACTATATGCTTCCCCTTGGGGCCTTTAAGTTCTTCCAGTAATTTGTCAAGCCATGCTGGGTTTATCACTTTGTGTTTGTCACTCGCTTTTCCAGCTGTTTTATCTGTTCTATGCCGGATTCAATACCTTCCAGCCAGGAAATTATATCCTTAGCATTTTCATTATTGTTAATCTGCGTGAAATCACCCGATTCTTTCAGTATAATTTTTCTGCGTTTTAATCCAAAAAAACTATTGCAATAACAAAAATAAATTTTCCGGAGGCCTTCTTTGCCCTCGCTGCCTTTTCTTTCAGAATAAGGCCCCCCTACAAGAGCCTTGATCAGCCGGCGCTTCTCATCTAAAAAAACCTTATCAATCTTTCCTAAAGGTTTATCCCGCTCCTGGGTTTTTACATTGCCCTCGCTGTCAATAATCCAACCTTCCACGGAACCATTATTGCTTGTTTGGCAATACCCAAACACCGCTTTTTGCTTAATGGGTTTTCCCGCATCAGCAAAAACTGAACTGCCGGCAATAAGCGCGATCAAAAATAAAAAAACTAGTTTTCTTTTCATATGGAATGGTGTTAACTTAAGCAATTCATTGTTAAATTATTAACCTAAGCGATTTTTATAAATATTCTATTTTGAGTTTGTTGCGGTCGAAGGCGGCTAATTCATACTCTTCGTTGAGTTTTATGGAATCTTTGTTGCAGTCTTCCGCGCACTGCGCGCAGTGGATACAGCGGTCGTTGTGGAGGATCATCTTGAATTTCTTTTCTGTTTCGGACACCCTGATAATTTCAATGGCTTCTGCCGGACAGTTCATCATGCAGATTTTACAGCCGATGCAGGTGGATGAATTGAATACCGGCGTGCCGCGGAAATCTTTCGGAGGAACGAGTTTTTCAAAAGGATATCTCACTGTATTTGGCTTTTTAAAGAAATTTTTTATGA
This Elusimicrobiota bacterium DNA region includes the following protein-coding sequences:
- a CDS encoding 4Fe-4S dicluster domain-containing protein; translation: MKLAVFLPEIIKNFFKKPNTVRYPFEKLVPPKDFRGTPVFNSSTCIGCKICMMNCPAEAIEIIRVSETEKKFKMILHNDRCIHCAQCAEDCNKDSIKLNEEYELAAFDRNKLKIEYL